The Ancylothrix sp. D3o genome has a window encoding:
- a CDS encoding pentapeptide repeat-containing protein — MIKARILASVVLLCGSLFAPVASAENLDHTRQLLATKQCQKCELSGAGLVLANLAGSNLAGANLNRANLSRADLSGADLSGADLRNASLYGANLSGANLRGANLTGADLRDAMLEGADTTNVILAGASVRGTTGLGEYQGRLENLYQWGMEEGKRKNYPGAIAYFNEALTIKPDFAPAYLGRSASRAEMGDYTGALQDAQYAGTLYTAQNNPNGTQTSEMLVKQIEAYQARASGNTGGGGNIINVLGSVLLQLLF; from the coding sequence ATGATCAAAGCGAGAATCCTAGCCAGTGTAGTGCTGCTCTGCGGCTCACTTTTTGCCCCTGTTGCCAGCGCGGAAAACCTCGACCACACCCGACAGCTACTTGCCACAAAACAGTGCCAAAAATGTGAACTCAGCGGCGCCGGCTTGGTTCTTGCCAACTTAGCCGGCTCAAACTTGGCCGGTGCAAATCTAAACCGCGCCAATCTCAGCCGTGCTGACCTCAGCGGAGCCGATCTTTCCGGTGCCGACTTGCGAAATGCCAGTTTATACGGGGCAAACTTATCAGGAGCTAATTTACGCGGCGCAAACCTCACGGGAGCCGATCTCAGGGATGCAATGTTAGAGGGTGCAGACACCACCAACGTCATCTTGGCCGGTGCAAGCGTCCGAGGCACCACCGGCCTCGGTGAATACCAAGGCAGACTCGAAAACCTCTACCAGTGGGGTATGGAAGAAGGAAAACGCAAAAATTACCCCGGAGCCATCGCCTATTTTAACGAAGCCCTCACCATCAAACCCGATTTTGCCCCCGCTTACCTCGGTCGTTCTGCCTCCCGCGCAGAAATGGGCGACTATACCGGCGCACTCCAAGATGCTCAATATGCCGGCACCCTCTACACCGCCCAAAACAACCCCAACGGCACTCAAACCTCAGAAATGCTAGTCAAACAAATTGAAGCCTATCAAGCAAGAGCCTCTGGCAACACCGGCGGCGGCGGTAACATCATTAACGTCTTAGGCAGCGTTTTATTGCAATTGCTCTTTTAA
- a CDS encoding tetratricopeptide repeat protein has protein sequence MNRINKSLAIFSLATLLGGAAVPAIAQSTPLSLAQNTPATETSPKAVDLFNQGLQKMERQDFQGAITDFNESLKIQPNNPETHYFRGLAFDLLEENDKAIEDYTTAIRIAPDNTFAYNNRGTVYAELKNYPKAIEDYNQALKLDGENANAYYNRGLAHAALEQSTEAIADFQKAADIYKKQGKTQDYQDAMNRITELQNPAPKTP, from the coding sequence ATGAACCGAATTAACAAAAGCCTCGCCATCTTCAGCCTTGCCACTCTCTTAGGCGGGGCAGCCGTCCCAGCCATAGCCCAAAGTACCCCACTAAGCCTTGCCCAAAACACCCCCGCCACCGAAACTTCACCCAAAGCAGTCGATTTATTTAACCAAGGCTTGCAAAAAATGGAACGCCAAGATTTTCAAGGCGCCATTACCGACTTTAACGAAAGCCTCAAAATTCAACCAAATAACCCCGAAACCCACTACTTTCGAGGTTTAGCCTTTGATTTGCTAGAAGAAAATGACAAAGCCATCGAAGACTATACCACCGCCATTCGCATCGCCCCAGACAACACCTTTGCCTACAACAATCGAGGCACCGTCTATGCAGAATTGAAAAACTACCCCAAAGCCATTGAAGATTATAACCAAGCTTTAAAACTCGATGGTGAAAACGCCAACGCCTATTACAACCGAGGACTAGCCCACGCCGCCCTCGAACAATCTACCGAAGCCATTGCCGATTTTCAAAAAGCCGCCGACATTTATAAAAAACAAGGCAAAACCCAAGATTACCAAGATGCCATGAACCGCATCACCGAACTGCAAAACCCAGCCCCAAAAACCCCATAA
- a CDS encoding ATP-dependent Clp protease proteolytic subunit, giving the protein MSFSFFDLFWVFLAFASLQPAWQKRMVAMRRIQTLREFEQQKNSRVILLIHRQESINLLGIPVSRYISIEDSEEVLRAIRLTPPDVPIDLILHTPGGLVLATEQIARALIRHKAKVTVYVPHYAMSGGTMLALAADEIIMDENAVLGPVDPQLGNFAAASILKVVEKKPIGEIDDQTLIMADLSGKAIKQVQRFVRTLLEDNFPKQKINPENIDRIIDTLTTGQITHDCPITVEEAKQLGLPITVGLPMSIYKLMDLYPQPQGGRPSVQYLPMPYQPRPSLPQPQPTART; this is encoded by the coding sequence ATGTCCTTTAGTTTTTTTGACCTTTTTTGGGTATTTCTTGCCTTTGCTTCGCTTCAACCGGCCTGGCAAAAACGAATGGTTGCAATGCGCCGCATTCAAACCCTCAGAGAATTTGAACAGCAGAAAAACAGCCGCGTCATCTTATTAATTCACCGCCAAGAATCAATCAATCTTTTAGGCATACCGGTTTCTAGGTATATCAGCATCGAAGACTCAGAAGAAGTTTTGCGAGCCATACGTCTGACACCGCCCGACGTACCAATTGATTTAATATTGCATACCCCTGGCGGTTTAGTTCTCGCTACCGAACAAATCGCTCGCGCCCTAATACGTCACAAAGCAAAAGTCACCGTTTATGTACCTCACTATGCCATGAGTGGAGGTACAATGCTGGCCCTAGCAGCCGATGAAATTATCATGGATGAAAACGCTGTTTTAGGGCCGGTTGATCCGCAACTTGGTAACTTTGCCGCCGCCAGCATTCTCAAAGTCGTAGAAAAAAAACCCATCGGCGAAATAGACGACCAAACATTGATCATGGCAGACTTATCTGGCAAAGCCATCAAACAAGTCCAGCGATTTGTTCGCACCTTGTTAGAAGATAACTTTCCCAAACAAAAAATCAACCCCGAAAACATCGACCGTATTATTGACACCCTCACCACCGGCCAAATCACTCACGACTGTCCAATTACCGTAGAAGAAGCAAAACAACTCGGCCTACCAATCACCGTAGGATTGCCGATGTCTATTTATAAACTGATGGATTTATATCCGCAACCGCAAGGAGGCCGGCCAAGCGTTCAATATCTCCCCATGCCATACCAACCGAGGCCGAGCTTACCCCAACCCCAACCCACTGCACGCACCTAA
- a CDS encoding helix-turn-helix domain-containing protein, with protein sequence MTGVLNLNITETREHLKTLLNQQKTAQGKERVQALYLLKIGQVKTVQELAVALGRNRVTLQRWLQKYRSDGLDGLLEVKKSQGRKPAIPKEIMDRLQKRLQETPSFESYGEIKMWLNQECGIDASYKVVHEAVRYRLKYNLKRPKPKKNKKTPTKV encoded by the coding sequence ATGACCGGAGTTCTCAACCTCAATATCACAGAAACCCGCGAACACCTGAAAACCCTGCTCAACCAACAAAAAACCGCCCAAGGAAAAGAACGAGTCCAAGCACTTTACCTGCTCAAAATTGGGCAAGTCAAAACCGTGCAAGAATTAGCAGTGGCCCTAGGTAGAAATCGTGTCACCCTGCAACGCTGGTTACAAAAATACAGAAGCGACGGCCTGGACGGTTTGCTAGAAGTCAAAAAAAGCCAAGGCAGAAAACCGGCCATCCCTAAAGAAATCATGGATCGTTTGCAAAAACGCCTGCAAGAAACTCCCTCTTTTGAAAGTTACGGCGAGATTAAAATGTGGCTAAACCAAGAATGCGGTATAGACGCTTCCTATAAAGTTGTTCACGAAGCTGTCCGCTACCGCCTTAAATATAACCTCAAACGCCCTAAGCCCAAAAAAAACAAAAAAACTCCTACCAAAGTTTAG